The Lysobacter enzymogenes DNA segment GAAGGGCGTGAAGTTCATCTTCGTCGGCGACGCCGCCGACAGCGAGCGGGTCAAGGCCGCGGTGACCCCGGCCGGCGTGAACTACACCTTCGTCGAAGCGAAGTAAGCCCGCGCCGCGCCGGTTCCGGCGCGCCGCTGGTTGAAGCTCCGGCTTTGCCGATTCGGGCCGCGTATGCGGCCCGAATCTTTTTGGGCCCGCCGCTAGCCGCGCAAGCGGCCCGAGCCGCTTCGACAGGCCGGTCGGGCCCGCCGCGACACGCAGCATCCCGGCCCGGCGCTATGCCCCGGGCCGGCGCCGGCCTAAACTGGCCGTCCGAGCCGGCCCTCCCTCCGCGCCGCCGCGCCGGCGCCTTCGAACCGCCCATGTCGCTGAAGATCAACGAACTCTGCGTCAACTGCGACGTCTGCGAGCCGGCCTGCCCCAATCAGGCCATCGCCCAGGGCGAGAGCATCTATGTCATCGATCCGGCGCGCTGCACCGAGTGCGTCGGCCATTACGACGAACCGCAGTGCGTGATGGTGTGCCCGGTCGAATGCATCGACCCGGATCCCGAATTCGTCGAATCGCAAACGCAGTTGCTCGACAAGCTGCGCCGCCTACAACAGGAGTGAACCCGATGCGCAAGGCGCTGCGGCCGCGAGCCGGTCTGATGTCCCCGTGGTTGCTGGCCTCGTTGCTGCTGATCGCCGCGCCCGCGTACTGCAAGACGCCGGCCGCGCCGGCGCACGCACCGGCGGCCCAACCGGCCGCCGCGCATCCGCCGGGCACCGCCATCGCCAGCGCGCATTCGCTGTCCACCCAGGCGGGGCTGGAGATCGTGCGCCAGGGCGGCAACGCCTTCGATGCCGCGATCGCGGTGTCGTCGACCTTGTCGGTAGTCGAGCCGATCAGCTCCGGCATCGGCGGCGGCGGCTTCTTCCTGCTGCACGACGCCAAGACCGGCCGCGACGTGTTCCTCGACGCGCGCGAGACCGCGCCGGCCGCAGCCACACCTTCGGCCTATCTGGACGCCAAGGGCGAACTCAACCGCGACCGCGCCACCAACGGCCCGTGGTCGGCCGGCATTCCCGGCCTGCCGGCGGCGCTGGTGCACCTGGCGCAGAAGTACGGCAAGTTGCCGCTGAAGACCTCGCTGGCGCCGGCGATCCGCATCGCCCGCGAAGGGTTCGAGGTGTATCCGCGCCTGGAGAAGGGCTACGGCAGCCGGCGCGAAGTGATGGAGCGCTACCGCGGCACCCGCGAGGTGTTCCTCGCCGACGGTTCGCCGCCGAAGGCCGGCGAGATCCTCAAGCAACCCGACCTGGCGCGCACGCTGGAACTGCTCGCGGCCAAGGGCTACGACGGTTTCTATCGCGGCGACGTCGGCGCCAAGCTGCTGGCCGCGGTCAAGGAGGAAGGCGGGCAGTGGAAGCCGGAGGAGCTGTCCGGCTACAAGGTGGTCGAGCGCGAACCGCTGCGGCTGAAGTACCGCGGCTGGGACATCGTCACCGCGCCGCCGCCGTCCTCGGGCGGCGTGGCGATGGCCGAGATCCTGCAGATCCTGGAAGGCTGGGACCTCAGCAAGCTCGACCCCGCCCACCGCACCCACATCATCGCCGAGGCGATGCGCCGCGCGTATCGCGACCGCACCATCTACCTCGGCGATCCGGACTTCGTGAAGATGCCGCTGGCGCGCCTGACCAGCCGCGACTACGCCGCCGGCCTGCGCGCCACCATTCATCCCGAGAAGGCCACGCCCAGCGACCTGCTGTCGGGCCAGCCGGCGCCGCTGGAGGACGACGAGACCACCCACTTCTCGATCATCGACGCGCAGGGCAACCGGGTCTCGGCGACCCAGACGGTGAACCTGCTGTACGGCTCGGGCATGGTCGCGCCCGGCACCGGCGTGCTGCTCAACAACGAGATGGACGACTTCGCCCTGCGCCCGGGCACGCCCAACGCCTTCGGCGTGATGGGCTTCGCCGCCAACGCGCCGGAGCCGGGCAAGCGCATGCTCAGCTCGATGACGCCGAGCTTCCTGGAATCCAAGGACAAGGTGATCGCGGTCGGCGCGCCCGGCGGCAGCCGCATCATCACCCAGGTGATGCTGGCGGTGCTGGCGTACGACGCCGGCCTGGCGCCGCAGCAGGTGGCCGCGCAGCCGCGCATCCACCACCAGTGGATGCCCGACGCGATCTCGGCCGAGGCCGGCGCGCTCGACGCCGACACCGTGGCCAAGCTGCAAGCGATGGGCCACAAGGTCAACGCCGGCGAATCGACCTGGGGCAACCTGCAGACGGTGATGTGGGACAAGGCCGGCAACACCCTGTCCGGCGGCACCGATCCGCGCAATCCGGTCGGGCAGGCGGACGTGTTGTTGAGCCGGCCCTGAGCGGCGGCCAGGCAGGCGAGGCGCGCGCCCGCACCGCTTGCCTTGCCCGCACCGCATCGATTCCCCTCATTCCCGATTCCGCCTTCCCAAGGTAGATTGCGCCGCATGAGCCGCACCCGGACGCGGCCGTACAGGGGACCACGGCAGTGAGCGACGACAACGACAAGCGCTGGTATACCCGCGTGCCTGCGATCTCGGTCGCGCTGGTGGCCTTCCTGGTGACCCTGACCACGCTGGTCAACAACGTGCGCGAGATCGGCGGGCTCAAGGACAAAAAGCCGGCCGCCACCGTCGCCGCGCCGGCCACCCCGGCGCCCGAGGTCAAGCCGGCCGAGCCCAAGGCGCCGACGCGCTATTCGGTGGTGCTGACGCTGGAGAAGATCGAAGTCGTCAACGACGGCACCAGCGGCAGCACGTCGTGGACCTTCGACGTCAGCGCCGGCGGCCAGGACCTGTTCGAGCTGCCCGCGCGCGACTACAACGACGCCGAGGACAGCCGCATCGCCACGCCGCGCACCAGCGATCCGTCGATGGGCCGGGTCACCTTGGTGCCGGGCCAGGAAATGCTGGTGAAGATCAGCGGCCGCTCCGGCGGACTGATCAGCAAGCTGTCGGCGAGCGGCACCGCGACCTTGGTCGCCGAGCGCGCGCTGGCGCCGGTCAAGGTGGTCGCGGCCGATCCGCGCGACGGCGAGTTCATTTTCCATTTCGCCACGGCGGCGACGCCGCAGTGAAGCGAGGGGATCGGCAATAAAGGTTCGGGAATCGAACGCGGCCGCGTTCGCGCTTCCGCCTCGCCGATCGCCCATTCCCGCTTCACGCCCCAACGCCTAAAATCGAACCCCACTCAGCCGACGCCCGCGAGGGCGATGCCGCCATGAAACTCTGGTCGATCCTGGGCAACTCGCAGAAACTCGACGGCGGGGCGATGTTCGGCAACGCGCCGCGCGCGATGTGGTCCAAGTGGGCGCCGCCGGACGAGCACAACCGCATCGACCTGGCCTGCCGCGCGCTGCTGGCCTCGCCGCTGGCCGGCAAGACGGTGTTGTTCGAGACCGGCATCGGCGCGTTCTTCGAGCCCAAGCTGCGCGAGCGCTACGGCGTGGTCGAGCAGCGCCATGTGTTGGTCGATTCGCTGGCGCAGGCGGGTTTCGCGCCCGCGGACATCGACGTCGTGGTGCTCTCGCACCTGCATTTCGATCACGCCGGCGGCCTGCTGGCGCCGTGGGCCGAAGGCGAGGCGGCGCGGCTGCTGTTTCCCAACGCGCATTACCTGATCGGCCGCGAGCACTACGAGCGCGCGCGCCATCCGCATCCGCGCGATCGCGCCAGCTTCATTCCCGAACTGCCCGCGCTGCTGGAAGCCACCGGCCGGCTGGAGCTGGTCGAGGGCGAGCATTCGCGCCTGCTCGGCGAGACGGTGCGCTTCCACTACAGCCACGGTCACACGCCGGGGCTGATGCTGGCCGAGATCGTCGGCCCGGAAACGCTCGACGGCCAGGCGCACGGCGGCGTGGTGTTCTGCGCCGACCTGATTCCCGGGCGGCCGTGGGTGCACGTGCCGATCACCATGGGCTACGACCGCAACGCCGAACTGCTGATCGACGAGAAGCGCGCCTTCCTCAGCGACAAGCTCGAACGCAACGTGCATCTGTTCTTCACCCACGATCCCGGCTGCGCGCTGGCCCAGGTGGTGCGCGACGACAAGGGCAAGTTCGGCACCGCGCACGAGGTCGCCGAACTGCAGGCCAGGGCGCTGGCGGCATGAATCGCTCCGCCGCGGCGCGCGCGTTGTTCGCATTCGCGCTCGCGGCGTCGATGTGCGCGGCGCTGCCGGCCGCGGCGCAGGACGAGGACAGCGGCGAACCGATCGGCGAGCCGGTCGCCGGCAAGAACCTGCGCGATCGCGATTTCGGCGTGCTGACCCGCCAGTTCGGCCTGGACCGGCGGGTGGAGATGTACCAATGGCGGCGCGCCGCCGATCCGGCCGCCGGGCAGGGCGGCTATGAGCGGATCTGGAATTCGGCGCCGATCGATTCCTCGCAGTTCGCGCCCGGCCACGTCAATCCCGCCGGCCTGCCGCTGGAGAACAAGCGTTGGTGGTCGGAGTCGGCGACCCTCGACGGCAAGCCGCTGGACAGCGAAGTGCTGCGCGCGCTGGGCGAATGGAGCGTGTTCCGGCCCAACTTCAGCCGCCTGCCGTCGAACCTAGCGGCGACGTTCCAGCCCGAGGGCGATGGCCTGGGCAGTTCGGAGAACCCGCTGGCGCCGCAGATCGGCGACCTGCGCGTGACCTGGCGCGAACTGCGCCTGCCGGCGCTGGAAGGCAAGCTGGAACTGCGCGAGGGCGCGTGGCAGCTCAAGCCCGAAGCGGCCGCGGCCGCGCTCAACGCGGCGCCGGCGCGGCCGAGCGCGACGGTGCTGGGCGAGTTGCCGCAGGACCGGCGCTGGTCGTGGGCGTGGCTGGTGGCGGGCGTCGCGGTCGCGGCGGCCGCGTTGGTGTGGTTGCGCGGTCGGCGGCGCAGGCGCGCGGCCTGAAGCGGGCGGGGTAGAGCGCAGAGCAAAAATGGGTTGCGGCGAAAGCCGCAACCCATTTTGATTTTTGCCTCACGTTTCCGCGTTGGACCGATCGTCCCTGTAGGAGCGGCGCGAGCCGCGACCGCGGGATTGCGGCTTGCGTCGTATGCGCGATGTCGCGGTCGCGGCTCGCGCCGCTCCTACACAAGGCGACCGCGGGTTCGCGGAGGTGGGAATGCAAAAGTCCCTGCGTCTGATGGCGCTCGGTCTTGCGCGGATCGCGCCGCCATCGGGCTTCCCGCGGGAACCAGCGCCGCGCTCAGGTGTAGTGCTTGGTGCCGAAGATCTTGTCGCCGGCGTCGCCGAGCCCCGGCAGGATGTAGCCGACTTCGTTGAGGCGCTCGTCGACCGAGGCGGTGAACACCTCCACGTCGGGGTGCTTGGCTTCCAGCGCCTTCAGGCCCTCGGGCGCGGCGACCAGGAACAGTCCCTTGATGCGCTTGCAACCGGCGTTCTTGAGCAGGTCGATGGTCGCGATCAGGCTGCCGCCGGTGGCCAGCATCGGGTCGAGGATCAGCGCGGTGCGCTCGTCCATGCGGCCGGTCAGCTTCTCGTAGTAGCCCACCGGTTGCAGGGTCTGTTCGTCGCGCTGCAGGCCGACCAC contains these protein-coding regions:
- the upp gene encoding uracil phosphoribosyltransferase; this encodes MKIVEVRHPLVQHKLGLMRRADNSTKSFRELASEVATLLTYEATADLETEEAVVEGWAGPVTTRRIKGAKVTLVPILRAGLGMLPGVLELIPAAKVGVVGLQRDEQTLQPVGYYEKLTGRMDERTALILDPMLATGGSLIATIDLLKNAGCKRIKGLFLVAAPEGLKALEAKHPDVEVFTASVDERLNEVGYILPGLGDAGDKIFGTKHYT
- a CDS encoding TMEM43 family protein yields the protein MNRSAAARALFAFALAASMCAALPAAAQDEDSGEPIGEPVAGKNLRDRDFGVLTRQFGLDRRVEMYQWRRAADPAAGQGGYERIWNSAPIDSSQFAPGHVNPAGLPLENKRWWSESATLDGKPLDSEVLRALGEWSVFRPNFSRLPSNLAATFQPEGDGLGSSENPLAPQIGDLRVTWRELRLPALEGKLELREGAWQLKPEAAAAALNAAPARPSATVLGELPQDRRWSWAWLVAGVAVAAAALVWLRGRRRRRAA
- the ggt gene encoding gamma-glutamyltransferase, translated to MSPWLLASLLLIAAPAYCKTPAAPAHAPAAQPAAAHPPGTAIASAHSLSTQAGLEIVRQGGNAFDAAIAVSSTLSVVEPISSGIGGGGFFLLHDAKTGRDVFLDARETAPAAATPSAYLDAKGELNRDRATNGPWSAGIPGLPAALVHLAQKYGKLPLKTSLAPAIRIAREGFEVYPRLEKGYGSRREVMERYRGTREVFLADGSPPKAGEILKQPDLARTLELLAAKGYDGFYRGDVGAKLLAAVKEEGGQWKPEELSGYKVVEREPLRLKYRGWDIVTAPPPSSGGVAMAEILQILEGWDLSKLDPAHRTHIIAEAMRRAYRDRTIYLGDPDFVKMPLARLTSRDYAAGLRATIHPEKATPSDLLSGQPAPLEDDETTHFSIIDAQGNRVSATQTVNLLYGSGMVAPGTGVLLNNEMDDFALRPGTPNAFGVMGFAANAPEPGKRMLSSMTPSFLESKDKVIAVGAPGGSRIITQVMLAVLAYDAGLAPQQVAAQPRIHHQWMPDAISAEAGALDADTVAKLQAMGHKVNAGESTWGNLQTVMWDKAGNTLSGGTDPRNPVGQADVLLSRP
- a CDS encoding YfhL family 4Fe-4S dicluster ferredoxin; this translates as MSLKINELCVNCDVCEPACPNQAIAQGESIYVIDPARCTECVGHYDEPQCVMVCPVECIDPDPEFVESQTQLLDKLRRLQQE
- a CDS encoding MBL fold metallo-hydrolase — its product is MKLWSILGNSQKLDGGAMFGNAPRAMWSKWAPPDEHNRIDLACRALLASPLAGKTVLFETGIGAFFEPKLRERYGVVEQRHVLVDSLAQAGFAPADIDVVVLSHLHFDHAGGLLAPWAEGEAARLLFPNAHYLIGREHYERARHPHPRDRASFIPELPALLEATGRLELVEGEHSRLLGETVRFHYSHGHTPGLMLAEIVGPETLDGQAHGGVVFCADLIPGRPWVHVPITMGYDRNAELLIDEKRAFLSDKLERNVHLFFTHDPGCALAQVVRDDKGKFGTAHEVAELQARALAA